The Perca fluviatilis chromosome 24, GENO_Pfluv_1.0, whole genome shotgun sequence genome has a window encoding:
- the LOC120554783 gene encoding plakophilin-4-like gives MQREEEEDGAMKVGYAMRDLVNRLPGGSPTALSDETVVSVCCTLHEVTSRNMENAKALADSGGIEKLVDISKGRGKGYSMKVVKAAAQVLNTLWQYRELRNLYKQVGTSRNV, from the exons ATGCagcgggaggaggaggaggatggagccAT GAAAGTAGGCTACGCCATGCGGGATCTGGTGAACCGGCTGCCCGGCGGCAGTCCGACGGCGCTGTCGGACGAGACGGTGGTGTCGGTCTGCTGCACGCTGCACGAGGTCACCAGCCGCAACATGGAGAACGCCAAAGCTCTGGCCGACAGCGGAGGCATCGAGAAGCTGGTGGACATCAGTAAAGGACGGGGGAAAGG GTACTCGATGAAGGTTGTGAAGGCGGCAGCGCAGGTGTTGAACACGCTGTGGCAGTACAGAGAGCTGAGGAACCTCTACAAACAGGTCGGTACCAGCAGGAACGTCTAG